Proteins from one Gimesia maris genomic window:
- a CDS encoding TRAP transporter large permease has protein sequence MLVLLMLGFPMKVPLITAALAVLLVFHPDVTPAVLIQQMIGGIKPAALIAVPMFIFAADIMTRGNSANRLLDLVTAFVGHLRGGLPIASAISCTLFGAMSGSTQATVVAIGGPLRPQLLKAGYSDSFTTALIINASDIALLIPPSIGMIVYGVVSGTSIGEMFIAGIGPGLLVLLMFCIYCWVASIRMQIPRQPKADHAQRRSAIQRALLPLGFPLIIIGGIYSGIFSPTEAAAVSVLYAGILEIVCFRDLSLKDIPDIALSTGLVTAVVFILVGAGAGFSWVISFAQLPDVLINNWLGLTPESGYWTIMLTIAVAYFIGCMFVDPIVVILILTPIFHPVAAAAGIDPVLVGIVVTLQVAIGSATPPFGCDIFTAIAVFRRPYLEVIRGTPPFIAILLLAGVLLIAFPAISLFLRDLAFN, from the coding sequence ATGCTGGTGCTGTTGATGCTGGGCTTTCCCATGAAAGTCCCCCTCATCACCGCAGCACTGGCGGTCCTGCTGGTGTTTCACCCGGATGTGACTCCGGCGGTGTTGATCCAGCAGATGATTGGCGGCATTAAGCCGGCAGCGTTGATCGCGGTTCCCATGTTTATTTTTGCCGCAGATATCATGACGCGCGGGAACTCGGCGAATCGGCTGCTGGACCTGGTGACCGCATTTGTAGGTCACCTGCGTGGCGGACTGCCCATTGCCAGTGCCATCAGCTGTACCCTGTTTGGGGCCATGTCGGGTTCCACCCAGGCGACTGTCGTCGCGATAGGCGGACCACTGCGGCCCCAGTTGCTCAAAGCCGGCTATTCCGACTCTTTCACCACCGCTTTGATTATCAATGCCAGTGACATCGCCTTATTGATTCCTCCCAGCATCGGCATGATTGTGTATGGTGTTGTCTCGGGAACATCGATCGGTGAAATGTTCATAGCCGGGATCGGTCCCGGTCTATTGGTACTGCTGATGTTCTGCATCTACTGCTGGGTCGCCTCCATCCGGATGCAGATTCCCCGTCAACCAAAAGCGGATCATGCGCAGCGCCGCTCCGCAATTCAACGGGCCTTACTGCCTTTGGGATTCCCGCTGATCATCATCGGAGGCATCTATTCCGGTATCTTCAGCCCCACCGAAGCGGCAGCCGTCTCTGTCCTTTATGCCGGCATATTAGAAATCGTCTGCTTTCGCGATCTCTCGCTGAAAGATATTCCCGATATTGCGCTTTCGACCGGCCTGGTGACTGCCGTGGTCTTTATCCTGGTCGGCGCCGGCGCGGGATTCAGCTGGGTGATCTCGTTTGCCCAACTGCCCGATGTACTCATAAATAACTGGCTGGGGCTGACTCCCGAATCCGGTTACTGGACGATTATGCTGACGATTGCCGTCGCCTATTTCATTGGCTGCATGTTCGTCGACCCGATTGTGGTGATTCTGATCCTGACCCCCATCTTCCATCCTGTCGCAGCGGCTGCGGGCATAGACCCGGTGCTGGTGGGCATTGTCGTGACGTTGCAGGTCGCGATCGGTTCGGCTACTCCGCCCTTCGGTTGTGATATTTTTACGGCGATTGCGGTTTTCCGCCGCCCTTACCTGGAAGTCATTCGCGGCACGCCCCCGTTCATTGCCATCCTGCTGCTCGCTGGAGTTTTATTAATCGCGTTCCCTGCGATTTCCCTTTTCCTCCGCGATCTGGCTTTTAACTGA
- a CDS encoding TRAP transporter substrate-binding protein, whose amino-acid sequence MNSTFAFKMIQLCSLLICLTLPSACESEGAASTEEPVVQWRFAIEETIGSVQHRYALKFKELIETRSEGKIEVTIYPYGTLGTSDQITELVDMEVIQFAMASPGHLGKLIPEVQVFLLHFLFSDDDEINNKVLNEDPKLQETFDELYARKDLKLLSIFSEGWQVWTTKKDIQKPDDFQGVKMRVMTTPLLLAAYEAYGASPTPLPYSEVYSALQLNMIDGQENPVFAIQEMNFYEVTDWMIFARHAPFITTAVTNREFFNSLPPKRQQLVLGVVSDLNGYILDVQKQFNRERLNLIRKNRPKLNIVDELTPEARIAFREASQPVREQFIEMTGEDGRQLLEEIKATIKEYERKQTPASSTAQD is encoded by the coding sequence ATGAACAGCACATTCGCTTTCAAAATGATTCAGTTATGCAGTCTTCTGATCTGCCTCACACTGCCTTCTGCCTGTGAATCAGAGGGAGCCGCTTCTACAGAAGAACCGGTAGTGCAGTGGCGGTTTGCCATTGAAGAGACCATCGGCAGCGTACAGCATCGATACGCCCTCAAGTTCAAAGAACTGATTGAAACGCGGTCCGAGGGAAAAATTGAAGTCACGATTTATCCCTATGGAACTTTGGGGACGTCAGACCAGATCACCGAACTCGTCGACATGGAGGTGATTCAGTTTGCCATGGCATCGCCGGGTCACCTGGGGAAACTGATTCCGGAGGTCCAGGTCTTTCTGCTCCACTTTCTGTTTTCCGATGACGACGAAATCAATAACAAGGTGCTCAACGAAGATCCCAAACTGCAGGAAACGTTCGATGAACTTTACGCCCGCAAAGATCTGAAACTGCTTTCGATTTTCTCCGAAGGCTGGCAGGTCTGGACCACCAAGAAAGACATCCAGAAGCCCGATGATTTTCAGGGAGTAAAAATGCGGGTCATGACGACGCCTCTGTTACTGGCCGCGTATGAAGCCTATGGTGCCAGCCCGACTCCTCTGCCTTACTCCGAAGTGTATTCGGCTCTGCAGCTCAATATGATCGACGGTCAGGAGAACCCGGTCTTTGCGATTCAGGAAATGAATTTTTATGAAGTCACCGACTGGATGATCTTCGCACGACACGCTCCCTTTATCACCACTGCTGTCACTAATCGTGAATTTTTTAACTCCCTCCCTCCGAAACGACAGCAGCTGGTTCTGGGAGTTGTCTCCGATTTGAACGGTTATATTCTGGATGTACAGAAGCAATTCAACCGGGAGCGATTGAATCTGATACGTAAAAACAGACCCAAGCTCAATATCGTCGACGAACTTACCCCCGAAGCCCGCATTGCGTTTCGCGAAGCGAGTCAGCCTGTTCGCGAACAGTTTATCGAAATGACGGGTGAAGATGGTCGCCAACTCCTGGAAGAAATCAAAGCGACGATCAAAGAGTATGAACGAAAACAGACTCCAGCATCGTCAACTGCTCAAGATTAA
- a CDS encoding slipin family protein, with protein sequence MFGIKRYEIHSYEMGLFFKNGEFQGLLKAGTHWFFNPFDEVQVDIVSLRTPLLTHEKLDLIFKSKALQEHALVLDLQDHERGLVWIDNRFNHILSPGQYVFWTELKEVRVEIVDARKVRFEHIDLKVIARSVAAQRLLDVCTVERDHVGVLFIDGRYMDTLEPGLYAFWLGQSPALIAEYDLRETMVDISGQDIMTADKVTLRINAVVTYKVVDARKAASQTDDVRQALYRETQLVLRAVLGARELDVFLTEKDALAQDIEENLRRRAAELGLEIASVGIRDVILPGEMKDLMNKVTEAKKAAEANLIARREETAAIRSQVNTAKLLQDNPVLMRLRELEVLEKVAAENKLNIILGEKGLTDRVVNLL encoded by the coding sequence ATGTTCGGTATCAAACGCTATGAAATTCACAGTTACGAAATGGGACTGTTCTTTAAGAATGGTGAATTTCAGGGACTCCTCAAAGCGGGAACGCACTGGTTTTTCAATCCCTTCGATGAAGTTCAGGTCGACATCGTGTCGCTGCGCACTCCACTGCTGACCCACGAAAAACTGGACCTGATCTTCAAATCGAAGGCACTACAGGAACATGCGCTGGTACTGGACCTGCAGGACCACGAACGGGGACTGGTCTGGATCGACAACCGGTTCAACCACATCCTGTCACCTGGCCAGTACGTCTTCTGGACAGAGCTGAAAGAAGTGCGAGTCGAAATCGTCGATGCGCGAAAAGTACGCTTTGAGCACATCGATCTGAAAGTCATCGCGCGCTCTGTCGCAGCACAGCGTCTGTTGGATGTCTGCACGGTGGAACGTGACCATGTCGGGGTTCTGTTTATCGACGGTCGCTATATGGACACCCTGGAACCAGGTCTGTATGCGTTCTGGCTGGGTCAGTCCCCGGCGCTGATCGCGGAATATGACCTGCGGGAAACGATGGTCGACATCAGTGGTCAGGACATCATGACTGCGGACAAAGTCACACTGCGGATCAATGCCGTTGTGACTTATAAAGTGGTCGATGCCCGGAAAGCCGCTTCACAGACAGACGACGTGCGACAGGCACTCTACCGCGAAACGCAGCTGGTGCTGCGTGCCGTTCTGGGTGCCCGGGAACTGGACGTCTTCCTGACTGAGAAGGATGCGCTGGCACAGGACATCGAAGAAAACCTGCGACGTCGTGCCGCTGAACTGGGTCTGGAAATCGCATCGGTGGGGATTCGCGATGTGATCCTGCCAGGCGAAATGAAAGACCTGATGAACAAGGTCACCGAAGCGAAGAAAGCAGCGGAGGCCAATCTGATTGCGCGTCGCGAGGAAACAGCGGCGATCCGCAGTCAGGTAAATACCGCTAAACTGCTGCAGGACAACCCGGTTCTGATGCGTCTGCGTGAACTGGAAGTCCTGGAAAAAGTCGCTGCGGAAAACAAACTCAATATCATCCTGGGTGAGAAGGGTTTGACAGACCGCGTGGTAAACCTGCTTTAA
- a CDS encoding ectoine synthase has translation MIVTQLEDILGTDRDVHAETWNSRRLLLAGQKMGFSLHDTLIHPGTETEIWYQNHLEAVYCIEGEGEIELIPGGPTYAIKPGMMYALNEHDRHLLRAKTQLRMICVFNPPVTGQEVHDENGVYPAAAGTDA, from the coding sequence ATGATTGTAACACAACTGGAGGACATTCTCGGAACAGACAGGGATGTCCATGCGGAAACCTGGAACAGTCGCCGTCTATTACTGGCGGGTCAAAAGATGGGTTTTTCACTGCACGATACGTTGATTCATCCCGGCACGGAAACCGAAATCTGGTACCAGAATCATCTGGAAGCGGTTTACTGCATTGAAGGAGAAGGGGAAATTGAACTGATCCCCGGTGGCCCGACATACGCCATCAAACCGGGAATGATGTATGCATTAAATGAACACGACCGTCACCTGCTGCGGGCGAAAACACAGTTGCGAATGATCTGTGTTTTTAATCCGCCGGTGACGGGTCAGGAAGTGCATGATGAAAACGGGGTTTATCCGGCTGCCGCTGGTACCGATGCCTGA
- a CDS encoding RNA 2'-phosphotransferase, producing the protein MNEQELKKKSKFLSLILRHQPETVGITLDESGWVDVDILLAAMSQQGKGMSRATLNTVVQSNDKQRFSFNAEGTRIRANQGHSISVDLGYTTAVPPEILFHGTPEKFIEPISREGLKKMNRHHVHLHVDEQTSIAVGRRRGRPVLLQVRAREMHQAGCEFFVTPNQVWLTESVPVEYIDFP; encoded by the coding sequence ATGAACGAACAAGAATTAAAAAAGAAAAGCAAATTCCTGAGTCTGATTCTCAGGCACCAGCCGGAGACGGTGGGGATCACACTGGACGAGTCAGGCTGGGTCGATGTCGATATATTACTGGCAGCGATGTCACAACAGGGGAAAGGGATGTCGCGCGCGACACTCAACACCGTCGTGCAGTCGAATGACAAACAGCGGTTTTCCTTCAATGCCGAAGGAACCCGCATTCGCGCCAACCAGGGTCATTCGATTTCCGTCGACCTCGGATATACCACAGCAGTTCCCCCTGAAATCCTGTTTCATGGCACCCCCGAGAAATTTATCGAGCCCATTTCCCGGGAAGGGCTCAAAAAAATGAATCGGCATCATGTGCATCTGCACGTGGACGAGCAGACCAGCATCGCCGTCGGTCGCCGGCGCGGCAGACCGGTGTTACTGCAGGTCCGGGCACGGGAAATGCATCAGGCAGGCTGCGAATTCTTCGTCACGCCGAACCAGGTCTGGCTGACGGAGAGTGTGCCTGTGGAATATATTGATTTTCCCTGA
- a CDS encoding NUDIX hydrolase codes for MKFSYEYPRAALTVDCVVFGLDEDDLQVLLIQRDLPPFEGDWALPGGFVRLEESLEEAARRELQEETGIENVFLEQLYTIGTVDRDPRERVVTVAYYALVNLSDHRVQAATDARNAAWFAVDDVPTLAFDHPMILKMAHERLRGKVRYQPIGFELLPPKFTLRQIQHLYEVILDRPLDKRNFRKKILSMGILIELDEVETDVAHRAARLYKFDHRKYKRLTKQGFHFEI; via the coding sequence ATGAAATTTAGTTATGAATATCCCAGGGCCGCTTTAACCGTCGACTGTGTCGTGTTCGGCCTGGACGAAGACGATCTGCAGGTGCTGTTGATTCAACGGGATCTGCCCCCCTTTGAAGGGGACTGGGCCTTGCCGGGAGGCTTTGTCCGTCTGGAAGAATCGCTGGAAGAAGCTGCCCGCCGGGAACTGCAGGAAGAGACCGGCATTGAAAACGTCTTTCTGGAACAGCTCTATACGATTGGAACGGTAGACCGGGATCCGCGTGAACGGGTTGTGACGGTTGCCTATTATGCGTTGGTCAATCTCTCCGATCACCGCGTCCAGGCAGCGACAGACGCCCGCAACGCCGCCTGGTTCGCCGTGGATGATGTGCCCACGCTCGCCTTTGATCATCCGATGATTTTAAAAATGGCGCACGAACGGCTGCGAGGCAAGGTCCGCTACCAACCGATCGGTTTTGAACTACTGCCACCCAAGTTTACGCTGCGTCAGATACAGCATCTGTATGAAGTCATCCTGGACCGACCACTCGACAAACGCAATTTCCGCAAAAAGATTCTCAGCATGGGGATTCTGATCGAACTGGATGAAGTAGAGACAGACGTAGCTCATCGAGCAGCCCGACTCTACAAATTCGATCATCGCAAATACAAACGCCTGACAAAACAGGGCTTTCACTTTGAGATTTAG
- a CDS encoding DUF1559 domain-containing protein, with the protein MMLETKTRKGFTLIELLVVIAIIAILIALLLPAVQQAREAARRSDCRNKMKQLGLALHNYLETHSVLPPSSVAKGLCSTGVAASNTLNGNGLVLLLPYLDQSALYNQLNFSLAFDDYGPGSAPLPSGGATTNADLVNRRMAIFNCPSDPGPQGIPVSSSYMLPGGSNEHRTNYDFIVYRLTYNNCHGWTSRAASQRTMFEDGSKCRPRDVTDGMSNTAMMAETRQACCGNGANANWGGRGYTQIGLSLSGVTPNRTTRNSSSYPGGSKDFAPWLGDWNTTGSLHVGGLHVLLGDGAVRFMGDNTDYSIRLNLDRIADGNVIGEW; encoded by the coding sequence ATGATGCTCGAAACTAAAACCCGCAAGGGATTTACGCTGATTGAGCTGCTGGTTGTAATTGCCATTATCGCCATTCTGATTGCCTTGTTACTGCCTGCCGTTCAACAGGCGCGGGAAGCGGCCCGTCGATCTGATTGCCGCAATAAGATGAAACAGCTGGGACTGGCGTTACATAATTACCTGGAAACACACAGCGTACTGCCTCCCAGTTCCGTTGCCAAAGGGCTCTGTTCAACCGGGGTTGCCGCCAGTAATACGTTAAATGGTAACGGGCTGGTTCTGCTGCTCCCCTATTTAGATCAAAGTGCCCTGTATAATCAGCTCAATTTCAGCCTGGCCTTTGATGATTACGGTCCGGGAAGTGCCCCGCTCCCCAGTGGCGGTGCAACTACAAATGCAGATCTGGTGAACCGGAGAATGGCGATCTTTAACTGCCCCTCCGATCCCGGTCCCCAGGGAATCCCGGTCAGCAGCAGTTACATGCTTCCCGGCGGTTCGAATGAGCATCGTACTAACTACGATTTCATTGTCTATCGACTAACCTACAACAACTGTCATGGCTGGACTTCCCGGGCGGCGAGCCAGCGCACCATGTTTGAAGATGGCAGCAAATGCCGTCCCCGCGATGTCACCGATGGCATGTCGAATACCGCCATGATGGCGGAAACGCGTCAGGCCTGTTGCGGTAATGGTGCCAACGCCAACTGGGGCGGAAGAGGTTATACACAAATCGGTCTGAGTCTGAGCGGCGTCACGCCGAATCGCACGACGCGTAACAGTTCCAGCTACCCGGGCGGGTCAAAAGATTTTGCTCCCTGGCTGGGCGACTGGAATACCACAGGCAGTCTGCATGTCGGCGGACTTCATGTTCTGCTGGGTGACGGTGCTGTAAGATTCATGGGCGATAACACAGACTATTCCATTCGATTGAATCTGGATCGCATCGCTGACGGAAATGTCATTGGAGAATGGTAA
- the pncA gene encoding bifunctional nicotinamidase/pyrazinamidase: protein MRALILVDLQYDFMPGGSLAVPEGDQVVPIANELMSDFDLVVATQDWHPADHLSFASQHPDREIGEQIDLAGLEQILWPDHCVQGTRGAELHADLKQNQLDRIFPKGTDRLIDSYSGFYDNGHQKSTGMGEYLKEQGVQSVTVLGLAADYCVKWTALDAVKLGFQTSLSLRGCRGVDLSPGDVHRAYQEMQNAGVEIIE, encoded by the coding sequence ATGCGCGCATTAATTCTGGTGGACCTGCAATATGATTTTATGCCCGGCGGCTCGCTGGCCGTTCCCGAGGGGGATCAGGTCGTTCCGATCGCTAATGAGTTGATGTCGGACTTCGATCTGGTCGTCGCGACGCAGGACTGGCATCCCGCCGATCATTTGAGTTTTGCCAGTCAGCATCCCGATCGAGAGATCGGAGAGCAGATTGACCTGGCGGGCCTGGAACAGATTCTCTGGCCCGATCATTGTGTGCAGGGAACCCGGGGCGCGGAATTGCATGCGGATTTGAAACAGAACCAGCTTGACAGGATCTTTCCCAAGGGAACCGACCGGCTGATCGACAGTTACAGTGGCTTCTATGATAACGGCCATCAGAAGTCGACCGGCATGGGTGAATATCTGAAAGAGCAGGGGGTGCAGTCCGTTACGGTACTGGGCCTGGCTGCTGACTACTGTGTGAAATGGACAGCTTTAGATGCTGTGAAACTGGGCTTCCAGACCAGCCTGAGCCTGCGTGGATGTCGAGGCGTTGATCTCAGTCCGGGGGACGTGCATCGCGCTTACCAGGAAATGCAGAACGCAGGCGTAGAAATTATTGAATAA
- the thpD gene encoding ectoine hydroxylase produces MTANTTPDSTTRVEDLYPSRVKQQPEFLERHDPVVYGDAQNGPLNAEQLEQFDRDGFLLLPGFYTNQQVSQCHQELDRLRDSEQIRQRPEAIVEPDGSALRSLFAVHRPEISTRFSQVAADKRILEMVMQVLGSEVYIHQSRVNLKPGFAGKEFFWHSDFETWHVEDGLPRMRTVSCSLLLDDNHEFNAPLMLLPGSHRQYVTSVGQAPENHYQSSLKQQKYGVPDPESLTQLVQEYGISQATGPAGSLLLFDCNTMHGSNGNITPYPRSNLFFVYNSIWNQLANPFCNQKPRPEFIASREFSNTMKPREFI; encoded by the coding sequence ATGACTGCCAACACAACACCTGATTCTACTACACGCGTAGAGGATCTCTATCCTTCCCGCGTCAAACAGCAACCCGAGTTTCTCGAACGCCATGATCCGGTCGTGTATGGAGATGCTCAAAATGGACCGTTGAACGCGGAACAACTTGAACAATTTGACCGGGATGGTTTTCTGCTGTTACCCGGATTCTATACTAACCAGCAGGTTTCGCAGTGCCACCAGGAACTAGACAGGCTGCGTGACTCAGAGCAAATCAGACAACGTCCTGAAGCGATCGTTGAGCCGGACGGCTCCGCGTTACGCTCGCTGTTTGCAGTACATCGACCGGAAATCAGCACTCGATTTTCTCAAGTCGCAGCCGATAAAAGAATTCTGGAAATGGTGATGCAGGTTCTGGGAAGCGAAGTTTATATCCATCAGTCGCGGGTGAACCTCAAACCGGGATTTGCCGGCAAAGAATTTTTCTGGCATTCCGATTTTGAAACCTGGCACGTTGAAGATGGTCTGCCGCGAATGCGAACGGTCAGCTGCTCTCTGCTGCTGGATGATAATCATGAGTTTAATGCGCCGTTAATGTTGCTGCCAGGATCACATCGCCAATACGTGACCAGTGTCGGTCAGGCACCCGAAAACCATTATCAGTCGTCGTTAAAACAACAGAAATATGGGGTCCCCGATCCGGAATCGCTCACACAGTTAGTGCAGGAATATGGGATTTCACAGGCGACAGGGCCCGCCGGATCGTTACTGTTGTTTGACTGCAACACCATGCATGGTTCTAATGGTAATATTACACCGTATCCCCGCTCCAACCTGTTTTTTGTTTATAACAGTATCTGGAACCAGCTTGCTAACCCTTTCTGTAATCAGAAACCACGGCCTGAATTTATCGCCTCACGTGAATTCAGTAATACAATGAAACCCAGAGAGTTCATTTGA
- a CDS encoding NADAR family protein, translating to MSDTNQPVLFYSVSEAYGEFSNFAEYPIQVDGKRWPTSEHYFQAQKFTEVQHREAIRKAPSPMQAARMGRDRKRPLRKDWESVKVAVMRTAVLSKFAQYEKLCMLLISTGQRKIVEHTTNDSYWGDGGDGSGKNMLGRILMEVRSQLREEADNST from the coding sequence ATGTCTGATACCAATCAACCCGTTCTGTTCTACAGCGTCAGTGAAGCATATGGGGAATTCTCGAACTTTGCAGAATACCCGATCCAGGTAGATGGCAAACGGTGGCCGACCTCGGAGCATTATTTTCAGGCGCAGAAATTCACCGAGGTGCAGCATCGGGAAGCAATTCGTAAAGCGCCTTCTCCCATGCAAGCCGCGCGGATGGGCCGTGATCGTAAACGGCCGCTTCGAAAGGATTGGGAGTCAGTTAAAGTCGCCGTCATGCGGACCGCTGTGCTCAGTAAATTTGCACAATATGAGAAACTGTGCATGCTCCTGATTTCAACAGGCCAGCGAAAAATAGTAGAACACACTACAAACGACAGTTACTGGGGTGATGGTGGAGACGGTAGTGGCAAGAACATGCTGGGACGAATCCTGATGGAAGTTCGGTCACAACTTCGCGAGGAAGCCGACAATAGCACGTAA
- the ectB gene encoding diaminobutyrate--2-oxoglutarate transaminase, whose product MNIFNRLESNVRGYCRSFPTTFTKAQNAILTDEAGNEYIDFLAGAGTVNYGHNNPVFKEKLLEFLERDGLLHGLDMHTDAKQRFLEVFEKHILSPLEFDYKVQFTGPTGTNAVEAALKLARKVTGRTNVVSFTNGFHGVSLGSVAATGNSHFRDAAGTPLNNVTFMPYYGYLGDNIDTLEYFEALLKDNSSGLDLPAAVIVETVQGEGGVNVASAEWLQQLETLCQEHGMLLIIDDIQVGCGRTGSFFSFEEAGIVPDIVTLSKSLSGYGLPMSLVLMRSELDQWEPGEHNGTFRGNNLAFVSAAAAIETYWSDYRLTREVKRKGTLIESRLQAIADTTTELEMEVRGRGMIWGLACQEYPQLPDMISAEAFKRGLIIETSGTDSHVLKILAPLTIEDDQLLDGLDIVADCFKAVLNDEKVIKELGLVSN is encoded by the coding sequence ATGAATATATTCAACCGACTCGAATCCAATGTCCGGGGATACTGCCGCTCGTTCCCGACAACCTTTACAAAAGCCCAGAATGCGATTCTAACTGATGAAGCAGGAAACGAATACATCGACTTCCTCGCCGGAGCCGGTACTGTAAACTACGGTCATAACAACCCGGTCTTCAAAGAAAAACTGCTCGAATTTCTGGAACGGGACGGCTTGTTGCATGGCCTGGATATGCACACTGATGCCAAACAACGTTTCCTGGAAGTATTTGAAAAACATATTCTTTCTCCACTGGAATTCGATTACAAAGTCCAGTTCACCGGCCCCACCGGGACCAACGCCGTCGAAGCGGCCCTCAAGCTGGCACGTAAAGTAACCGGACGAACCAACGTCGTTTCCTTCACCAATGGATTTCATGGCGTCAGCCTCGGTTCTGTCGCTGCGACAGGCAACAGTCATTTTCGCGATGCCGCCGGTACGCCTCTGAACAATGTGACCTTCATGCCTTATTACGGCTACCTGGGTGACAACATCGACACACTGGAATACTTCGAAGCGCTGCTGAAAGATAACAGCAGTGGTTTAGATTTGCCGGCTGCCGTGATTGTGGAAACGGTGCAGGGTGAAGGGGGCGTCAATGTTGCCAGTGCAGAATGGCTGCAACAGCTCGAAACACTTTGCCAGGAACATGGCATGCTGCTGATTATTGACGATATCCAGGTCGGCTGCGGCCGTACCGGTAGTTTCTTCAGTTTTGAAGAAGCGGGCATCGTTCCCGATATCGTCACGCTCTCCAAATCTTTGAGCGGTTATGGCTTACCCATGTCGCTGGTATTGATGCGATCGGAACTCGATCAATGGGAACCAGGTGAGCACAACGGTACATTCCGCGGAAACAACCTGGCTTTTGTTTCAGCAGCAGCTGCCATCGAAACTTACTGGAGCGATTACCGACTCACTCGCGAAGTCAAACGCAAAGGAACTCTGATTGAAAGCCGGCTCCAGGCAATTGCTGATACGACAACCGAACTGGAAATGGAAGTACGTGGCCGCGGGATGATCTGGGGCCTCGCCTGTCAGGAATACCCTCAACTGCCGGACATGATCAGTGCTGAAGCTTTTAAACGCGGCTTGATTATTGAAACCAGCGGGACGGACAGCCATGTTTTGAAAATTCTGGCACCACTGACGATCGAAGATGACCAGTTGCTGGATGGCCTGGATATTGTTGCAGACTGCTTCAAAGCAGTCCTCAATGACGAAAAGGTAATTAAAGAACTGGGTCTGGTCTCAAATTGA
- a CDS encoding TRAP transporter small permease, with translation MNRLFQLIQKIEAFLLAWSIIAIAALSIGNVFCRAVLGFSLSFTGELSQFLIIIVTFVGLSYAASRGRHIRMTAFYDQLNQRWRKILMIAISGLTALLMLLLTWYAFEYIFTVRFLETVSPVLQVPLYLVYLFVPLGLLLSAIQYGLTVLKNLTSPDVYISYSQKDEYETTVVGEL, from the coding sequence ATGAACCGCCTCTTTCAGTTGATTCAGAAAATCGAAGCGTTTCTGCTCGCCTGGTCAATCATTGCGATCGCTGCGCTTTCGATCGGCAATGTGTTCTGCCGCGCTGTGCTTGGTTTCAGTCTCTCCTTTACCGGGGAGCTCTCCCAGTTCCTGATTATCATTGTGACATTTGTGGGCTTAAGCTACGCCGCCAGTCGCGGTCGCCACATTCGCATGACGGCCTTCTACGATCAGCTCAATCAGCGCTGGCGCAAAATCCTGATGATTGCCATCAGCGGGCTGACTGCCCTGCTGATGTTGCTACTCACCTGGTATGCATTCGAATATATTTTCACGGTCCGCTTTCTGGAGACCGTCTCTCCCGTCCTGCAGGTTCCCCTGTACCTGGTTTATCTGTTTGTGCCACTGGGCCTGCTGCTGTCAGCCATTCAGTACGGCTTAACCGTTCTGAAGAATCTGACATCCCCTGATGTGTATATTTCGTATAGCCAGAAGGACGAATATGAAACCACAGTGGTAGGGGAACTCTGA